The Fusobacterium necrophorum subsp. necrophorum genome has a window encoding:
- a CDS encoding TonB-dependent receptor — translation MKKNFYLLSIFMLATVQTVFGKEDPTVTLEQTIVSMDSFGSSPHRTAKNVRVVTKEEIKEKGALNVEDALKGIPGLLIRNLDGAPPVIDLRGAGMASSLTSTLLLLNGVPLSGVRVFDVNSIPVSEIERIEIIQGGGALMYGDGAAGGVVNIITQTMKNKKYYGNVDLEYGSWKTGRIHLGIGGQMNKNFSLQASYSGYSSMDWRDRAHGIDMMSGKTFDYRHKKDRKDSFWLSGKKEGKDQSIELRYSHMKSKDYFTTFLNKKQYEENPKQAGMTGNYIEDVTDIWNLSYHKKWSDKLDFLLYGGYHHGKNENQHFLMEEYFVTPQIKYLYGNNSYVIVGGDIRNGKREWKDTFLLNGKKAPNDTRKSKALYLMNKIGIKNWEFTQGYRRERVNYDYTSKVYGPVWNLLEANPVSSTSSNNNSFELGVNYLYSDSGNLYFNYTNSMRTPSIGDMEAWTGDVKTKKDSIYELGWRDYLANTLFSTSIFWMDTRNEVYYDKTGLYQVKTRNFDGKTRRRGAQISLIHYLDKLSLRENISYIHPKIESGIYQGKTFPAVPKWIVNLGASYHVTEQFHINTDVYYQSKAYADDDFKNEFSKENSYTTWDLHLSYHFQNGMEIYGGAKNLFDKKYAHSVAIMRSPFASQKVYHPANGRNVYVGFKYRF, via the coding sequence ATGAAAAAAAATTTTTACTTACTGTCTATTTTCATGTTGGCAACTGTTCAAACAGTTTTTGGAAAAGAGGATCCCACTGTGACATTGGAGCAAACAATTGTCAGTATGGATTCTTTTGGAAGTTCTCCCCACAGGACTGCAAAAAATGTTCGTGTGGTTACCAAAGAAGAAATAAAAGAAAAAGGAGCTTTGAATGTAGAAGATGCTTTGAAGGGAATTCCGGGACTTCTCATACGGAACTTGGATGGAGCTCCTCCGGTCATTGATTTAAGGGGAGCCGGAATGGCTTCCAGTTTGACTTCCACTCTGTTACTTCTCAATGGGGTTCCCTTAAGTGGAGTTCGAGTTTTTGATGTTAATTCCATTCCTGTTTCTGAAATTGAGAGAATTGAAATCATTCAGGGAGGAGGAGCTTTGATGTATGGAGATGGTGCTGCGGGAGGAGTTGTCAACATTATCACACAGACAATGAAGAATAAAAAATATTATGGAAATGTCGATTTGGAATATGGTTCTTGGAAAACGGGAAGAATCCATCTGGGAATAGGAGGTCAAATGAATAAAAACTTTTCTCTCCAAGCTTCCTATTCAGGATATTCTTCTATGGATTGGAGAGATAGAGCACATGGGATTGACATGATGAGTGGAAAGACTTTCGACTACAGACATAAAAAAGATAGGAAAGACAGTTTTTGGTTGAGCGGGAAAAAGGAAGGGAAAGACCAAAGTATTGAATTACGTTACAGTCATATGAAAAGCAAAGATTATTTTACCACTTTTCTGAACAAAAAACAGTATGAAGAAAATCCGAAACAAGCGGGAATGACAGGTAACTACATAGAGGATGTCACGGATATCTGGAATCTATCCTATCATAAAAAATGGAGTGATAAGCTTGATTTTTTACTTTATGGAGGCTATCATCACGGAAAAAATGAAAATCAACATTTTCTAATGGAAGAATATTTTGTGACTCCGCAGATAAAGTATCTCTACGGAAACAATAGTTATGTCATCGTCGGTGGGGACATTAGAAACGGAAAGAGGGAATGGAAGGATACTTTTCTATTGAATGGAAAAAAGGCTCCGAACGATACCAGAAAATCGAAGGCTCTCTATCTCATGAATAAAATTGGTATTAAGAATTGGGAATTTACACAAGGCTATCGAAGAGAAAGGGTAAATTATGATTACACTTCCAAAGTTTACGGTCCTGTTTGGAATTTGTTGGAAGCAAATCCTGTATCCTCCACTTCTTCCAATAACAACAGCTTTGAACTGGGAGTCAATTATCTTTATTCCGACAGCGGAAACTTGTATTTCAATTACACAAATTCGATGAGGACCCCAAGTATCGGGGATATGGAGGCATGGACCGGAGATGTGAAAACGAAAAAAGACAGTATTTATGAACTGGGATGGCGAGATTACCTTGCGAACACTCTTTTCTCGACTTCTATTTTCTGGATGGATACTCGAAATGAAGTATATTACGATAAAACGGGATTGTATCAAGTCAAAACAAGAAATTTTGATGGGAAAACAAGAAGAAGGGGAGCTCAAATCTCCTTGATTCATTATTTGGATAAGCTGTCCCTACGAGAAAATATCTCCTATATCCATCCCAAGATAGAAAGTGGAATCTATCAAGGGAAAACGTTCCCGGCAGTTCCGAAATGGATTGTGAATTTGGGAGCCAGCTATCATGTTACAGAACAATTTCATATCAATACGGATGTATATTATCAATCGAAGGCTTATGCTGACGACGATTTTAAAAATGAATTTTCAAAAGAAAATTCTTACACAACATGGGACCTTCATCTTTCCTACCATTTTCAAAATGGAATGGAAATTTATGGGGGAGCTAAAAACCTATTCGATAAAAAATATGCTCACAGTGTAGCGATTATGCGAAGTCCTTTTGCTTCTCAGAAGGTATATCATCCGGCAAATGGAAGAAATGTCTATGTAGGATTTAAATATCGTTTTTAA
- a CDS encoding efflux RND transporter permease subunit gives MKWIEVSIRKPIAVSMIFLSLFLLGLFSLFDMKTELLPNMEYPVVKITTHWPGASAQDVEKQISNKIEKVLPNIEGVENISSSSSYENSLISVEFEYGTNIENKVMEIQREIFQIRNDLPNSAKNSLVKKMEMGTGAFTLFLTFTSPNEKELSSYLEEHVKPNLESIPGVAEVTILGALKKQIQIQVNPITLANFNLSPMELYQKIRESSVVFPMGTLMNGREEYMIQALGELKTVSEYENIILHANGNTLRLKDIAKVVISQEDVINLGFHNGNPATTIAISKSADGSTVEINQKIMTLLHRMKKTMPSNMEYKKIFDSADSIQKSIYTVGKSALQGLLLASLFLWLFLKNKKVTLIITIAFPLAISITFFLLKRMNATLNLISLMGLAIGVGMLTDNAVVVVDNIYRHVQEEEKDVKKASFIGTKEVFSSILASTLTSVIVFLPIVFTEGIMKEMFQEMVWAIIFSNLAALIVSLSLIPMLSAQFFDRRNLLQSGGKYFRRVQKIYQKILKFFLKYRGRMVLASFFLSFFIIGAGLRYIRFAFMTKQDYGYYSVIAEFKKGSDLEKIEELRRRMEDIVKKEAHTKSYFSILQKREGTISLNVDIGSKGEREKSLFEVVETVRREIEKIPDIRSTFFYEYAKGKPKKDVEFQMIGTQPESLKRIAYQMQEKLPKIQGISDISSSLDSGGKEIQILFRREKLEALGGDVRNLEQSISYFLLGGDRNNSISIKDGNEEVEVLIRLPKEARKSLEQLKNLKVKIAEKSFVSLQEIVDFQESEHSLSIDKTNRLYRVSLYANDAGRGMRKIQKEFVRIFQEKNQDSSIQYRWGGEAEKMQKMMKDLLLTFFLSLFLIYALLAAQFESLLFPFLVMGSIPFALVGVILGFLITRHTMDAVAMVGIILLIGIVVNNAIVLLDFIQQEEKKGNSRQEAIQKACSLRLRPILLTSLTTIFGMLPLSLGLGEGSEVYQGLGISVMFGMTFSTFLTLLLLPASYEWIGSLRDRMKRGIKTSEENWK, from the coding sequence ATGAAATGGATAGAAGTTTCGATACGAAAACCGATTGCCGTCAGTATGATTTTTTTAAGCTTATTTCTTTTAGGACTCTTTTCTTTGTTCGATATGAAAACGGAATTGCTGCCCAATATGGAATACCCTGTGGTAAAAATTACAACACACTGGCCGGGAGCATCCGCACAGGATGTGGAGAAACAAATCAGTAATAAAATTGAAAAAGTACTTCCGAACATCGAGGGAGTCGAGAATATTTCTTCCAGTTCCAGCTATGAAAATTCTTTGATTTCTGTCGAATTTGAATATGGGACGAATATCGAGAATAAGGTCATGGAAATTCAAAGGGAAATCTTTCAAATTCGAAATGACTTACCGAATTCCGCCAAAAATTCATTGGTGAAAAAAATGGAGATGGGAACGGGAGCCTTTACTCTCTTTTTGACCTTTACTTCTCCGAATGAAAAAGAATTGTCTTCCTATCTGGAAGAGCATGTAAAACCTAATTTGGAAAGCATTCCCGGAGTTGCGGAAGTGACTATTTTAGGAGCTCTTAAAAAGCAGATACAAATCCAAGTAAATCCGATTACATTGGCGAACTTTAATCTAAGTCCTATGGAGCTTTATCAAAAAATACGAGAATCCTCCGTGGTCTTTCCTATGGGTACTCTGATGAATGGAAGAGAAGAATACATGATTCAAGCTCTTGGAGAGTTAAAAACTGTTTCAGAATATGAAAATATTATTCTTCATGCCAATGGAAATACTCTTCGTTTGAAAGATATTGCCAAAGTGGTCATTTCTCAAGAGGATGTCATCAATCTGGGCTTTCATAACGGAAATCCTGCTACCACAATAGCCATTTCAAAATCGGCGGACGGAAGCACTGTGGAAATCAATCAAAAGATTATGACACTTCTTCATAGAATGAAAAAGACCATGCCCTCCAATATGGAATATAAAAAGATATTTGATTCCGCAGACAGTATTCAAAAATCAATTTATACCGTTGGAAAAAGTGCTTTGCAGGGATTGCTTTTAGCAAGTCTTTTTCTCTGGCTTTTTTTGAAAAATAAAAAGGTCACCTTGATTATCACAATTGCTTTTCCTCTCGCAATTTCGATTACTTTTTTTCTGTTGAAAAGAATGAACGCCACTTTGAATTTAATTTCTTTAATGGGGCTTGCTATCGGAGTGGGAATGCTTACAGACAATGCTGTGGTTGTCGTGGACAATATTTATAGACATGTTCAGGAAGAGGAAAAAGATGTGAAAAAAGCTTCTTTTATCGGAACAAAAGAAGTTTTTTCTTCGATTCTTGCCTCCACTCTCACGAGTGTCATCGTCTTTCTTCCGATTGTTTTCACGGAAGGAATTATGAAGGAAATGTTTCAAGAGATGGTTTGGGCGATTATTTTTTCCAATCTTGCCGCCCTTATCGTGTCGCTTAGCTTAATTCCCATGTTATCCGCTCAGTTCTTTGACAGAAGAAATCTCTTACAAAGCGGAGGGAAATATTTTCGCAGAGTCCAAAAAATATATCAGAAAATCTTGAAATTCTTTTTAAAATATCGAGGAAGAATGGTTTTGGCTTCTTTCTTTTTGAGTTTTTTCATTATCGGAGCGGGGCTTCGTTATATCAGATTCGCCTTTATGACGAAACAGGATTACGGATACTATTCTGTGATAGCGGAATTTAAGAAAGGAAGTGACTTGGAGAAAATAGAAGAATTGAGGAGGAGAATGGAAGATATTGTGAAAAAGGAAGCACATACGAAAAGTTACTTTTCCATTCTTCAAAAACGGGAAGGAACCATTTCTTTAAATGTTGACATTGGCTCGAAAGGAGAAAGAGAGAAAAGTCTTTTCGAGGTGGTGGAAACAGTTCGTCGAGAAATAGAGAAAATTCCCGATATCAGAAGCACTTTTTTCTATGAATATGCGAAAGGGAAACCGAAGAAAGATGTGGAATTTCAAATGATAGGGACGCAACCGGAGAGTTTGAAACGAATTGCTTATCAAATGCAGGAAAAACTTCCGAAGATACAAGGAATTTCCGATATCAGCTCCAGTCTGGATTCCGGTGGAAAAGAAATACAAATTTTATTTCGCAGAGAAAAATTGGAAGCTTTGGGAGGAGATGTCAGAAACTTGGAGCAAAGTATCAGTTATTTTCTACTGGGAGGCGATCGGAACAACAGCATCAGCATCAAAGACGGAAATGAAGAAGTGGAAGTATTGATTCGACTTCCGAAAGAAGCCAGAAAATCTTTGGAACAATTAAAAAATCTGAAAGTAAAAATAGCTGAAAAATCCTTTGTGAGTCTACAGGAAATAGTAGATTTTCAGGAAAGCGAACATTCTCTCAGCATTGATAAAACAAATAGACTGTATCGAGTGAGTCTCTATGCAAACGATGCGGGACGGGGAATGCGAAAGATTCAGAAGGAGTTTGTTCGTATTTTTCAGGAAAAAAATCAGGACTCCTCCATTCAATATCGTTGGGGAGGAGAGGCTGAAAAAATGCAGAAGATGATGAAAGATTTACTGCTTACTTTTTTTCTTTCTCTATTTCTGATTTATGCTCTGTTGGCAGCCCAATTTGAAAGCTTATTGTTTCCTTTCCTTGTCATGGGAAGTATTCCATTTGCTTTGGTCGGTGTGATTCTTGGTTTCTTGATTACAAGACATACCATGGATGCGGTAGCTATGGTTGGAATTATTTTGTTGATTGGAATTGTGGTAAACAATGCCATTGTCTTACTGGACTTTATTCAGCAGGAAGAAAAGAAAGGAAATTCCCGACAAGAGGCAATTCAAAAAGCTTGCAGTCTTCGTTTACGTCCGATTTTATTGACAAGCCTTACCACTATCTTTGGAATGCTTCCTCTCTCATTGGGATTGGGAGAAGGGAGTGAAGTCTATCAAGGACTGGGAATTTCCGTTATGTTCGGAATGACTTTCTCAACCTTTTTGACTCTTTTGTTGCTTCCGGCAAGCTATGAATGGATAGGAAGTCTGAGAGATAGAATGAAAAGAGGAATCAAGACTTCGGAAGAAAACTGGAAATGA
- a CDS encoding TolC family protein: protein MMKKIAAIFFLTGTVLFAGEITLEEAIARALKHSREVQIAEKKFLSSKIKAKQAIKKALPSLVYSGSYQQSEYERMQAKNRTEKQGEKIGYRQSVTLTQPLFQGGSIVAEIQGAKYYESLFEIEYLQKKIETRLKTIQIYSHIIRAKKELEALRYSKKQLEQRYEKQKVQLELQLITRTDLLKTEYHLLSVESQMEKAKNEIEVQMENLKIQMGLFKDEKIEIQEFFVPKQCSAKIDFEKDRKQAMETSMSVLSAKYRLEIAKAEQRGRAGEMLPEINLFASYENVGERRTFNQSRKDMEWIGGVEVRWKLFSFGREYDSYKVATLEKEAQEFSQKEVEDSLRLKLRKAYLDLCRLEILRDSKTKALETAELNFQMEQEKYDAGLISVVDYLDSEKQLREAKVSYYQTELEYYYAFEYYQSLLV, encoded by the coding sequence ATGATGAAAAAAATAGCAGCCATATTTTTTTTAACAGGGACTGTCCTGTTTGCCGGAGAGATCACTCTGGAGGAAGCGATTGCGAGAGCCTTGAAGCACAGTAGAGAAGTGCAAATTGCTGAAAAAAAATTCCTCTCCTCCAAAATTAAAGCAAAGCAAGCCATAAAAAAAGCTCTGCCAAGCCTTGTATATTCAGGAAGCTATCAGCAAAGTGAATATGAAAGAATGCAGGCAAAAAACAGAACGGAAAAGCAAGGAGAAAAGATAGGCTATCGTCAATCCGTTACTCTTACACAGCCTCTCTTTCAAGGAGGAAGTATTGTTGCCGAAATACAAGGAGCAAAGTATTATGAAAGTCTTTTTGAAATAGAGTATCTACAGAAAAAAATAGAAACAAGATTAAAAACCATTCAAATCTACTCTCATATCATAAGAGCCAAGAAGGAATTGGAAGCCTTGAGATATTCAAAAAAACAATTGGAGCAACGATATGAAAAACAGAAAGTACAACTTGAGCTGCAACTGATTACAAGAACAGATTTATTGAAAACGGAATATCATCTATTATCGGTAGAATCTCAAATGGAGAAGGCAAAAAATGAGATAGAAGTGCAAATGGAAAACTTAAAAATTCAAATGGGACTTTTTAAGGATGAGAAAATAGAAATTCAGGAATTTTTTGTTCCCAAGCAATGCAGTGCCAAGATTGATTTTGAAAAGGATAGGAAACAGGCAATGGAAACAAGTATGTCGGTATTGTCGGCAAAATATCGACTGGAAATTGCAAAAGCGGAGCAAAGGGGAAGAGCGGGAGAAATGTTGCCTGAAATCAATCTCTTTGCAAGTTATGAAAATGTGGGAGAAAGAAGAACTTTCAATCAAAGTAGGAAAGACATGGAATGGATTGGCGGTGTGGAAGTTCGTTGGAAGCTTTTCTCTTTTGGAAGGGAATATGATAGCTACAAAGTTGCGACTTTGGAAAAGGAGGCACAAGAATTTTCCCAAAAAGAAGTAGAAGACTCTCTTCGCTTGAAACTTCGAAAGGCTTATTTGGACTTATGTCGTTTGGAAATCTTGCGAGACTCCAAAACGAAAGCTTTGGAAACGGCAGAATTGAATTTTCAAATGGAACAGGAAAAGTATGATGCCGGTCTGATTTCCGTAGTAGATTATTTGGATTCCGAAAAACAGTTGCGAGAAGCTAAAGTCAGCTATTATCAAACAGAATTGGAGTATTATTATGCATTTGAATATTATCAATCATTGTTAGTATAG
- a CDS encoding ABC transporter ATP-binding protein, whose translation MFREMLKLLTKIGKRDLVISSIFFALYGLSSIAMIVIVFSILFQIFDGTSLERLYQYFIAIAVLVVFKGICNMLADMKKHSAGFDIVQQIREQMIIKLKKFSLGFYSKERLGEINTILHKDVDNMSMVVGHMWSRMFGDFLIAIVVFIGLASIDIKSALIMAVSVPIALVFLAMSINQSKKIENKNNSALLDMVSLFVEYVRGIPVLKSFSNNKSLDDELTVRTRKFGETSKAASRFKAKQLSIFGFLLDMGYLSLLISGVVLVINGNLKIFHFLIFAVISKEFYKPFASMEQHYMYYISAVDSYERLGRILYADVIPDKIDGIIPKRNNIAFENIDFSYEKDEFKMENLSFDIDENTMTALVGESGSGKTTITNLLLRFYDVEKGKITLGGIDIREIPYDELLDRISIVMQNVQLFDNSVEENIRVGKKGATKEEIMEAARKARIHDFIMSLPKGYETDIGENGGLLSGGQRQRISIARAFLKDAPILILDEMTSNVDPINESLIQDAITELAKNRTVLVIAHHLKTIQKADQILVFQKGNLLERGKHEELLKKNAYYAKLWKAQYEGSIL comes from the coding sequence ATGTTTAGGGAGATGTTAAAACTGCTTACCAAAATAGGCAAGAGAGATTTAGTCATATCAAGCATATTTTTTGCTCTCTATGGACTAAGTTCCATCGCTATGATTGTTATTGTCTTTTCTATCCTCTTCCAAATCTTTGACGGAACAAGTTTAGAAAGACTATATCAATATTTTATTGCGATTGCAGTGCTTGTTGTATTCAAAGGCATCTGTAATATGCTTGCGGATATGAAAAAGCATAGTGCGGGTTTTGATATTGTTCAGCAGATTAGAGAACAAATGATTATTAAGCTGAAAAAATTCAGTTTAGGATTTTATAGCAAGGAAAGACTTGGTGAGATAAATACAATACTTCATAAGGATGTTGACAATATGTCTATGGTTGTGGGGCATATGTGGTCAAGAATGTTTGGAGATTTTTTAATAGCGATAGTAGTATTCATCGGTCTTGCAAGCATTGATATAAAGTCGGCACTGATCATGGCAGTATCTGTTCCTATTGCACTTGTATTTTTAGCGATGAGCATAAATCAGTCCAAGAAAATCGAGAACAAAAATAATTCCGCTCTTTTGGATATGGTCAGTTTATTTGTGGAATATGTTAGAGGGATACCTGTATTAAAGAGCTTTTCTAACAATAAAAGTTTAGATGACGAACTGACAGTAAGAACAAGGAAATTTGGAGAAACAAGCAAAGCAGCTTCAAGATTTAAGGCAAAACAATTATCCATATTCGGATTTTTACTTGATATGGGATATTTATCGCTTCTTATATCGGGAGTTGTATTGGTAATAAACGGTAATCTGAAAATATTTCATTTTCTTATCTTTGCTGTGATTTCAAAGGAGTTCTATAAGCCTTTTGCCTCGATGGAACAACATTATATGTATTATATCTCGGCAGTAGATTCTTATGAACGATTAGGAAGAATTTTATATGCAGATGTCATACCGGATAAGATAGACGGTATTATTCCAAAGAGGAATAATATAGCCTTTGAAAATATTGATTTTTCTTATGAAAAAGATGAGTTCAAAATGGAGAACTTGAGCTTTGATATTGATGAAAACACGATGACAGCACTTGTTGGAGAATCAGGTTCAGGTAAGACGACTATAACAAATCTGCTGTTAAGATTTTACGATGTAGAGAAAGGAAAAATTACACTTGGAGGAATTGATATAAGAGAAATTCCATATGATGAACTTTTGGATCGTATCAGTATTGTTATGCAAAATGTACAGTTGTTTGATAATAGTGTGGAAGAAAATATCAGAGTAGGGAAAAAAGGAGCAACAAAAGAAGAAATCATGGAAGCGGCAAGGAAAGCAAGAATACATGACTTTATTATGAGTTTGCCGAAAGGATATGAAACGGATATTGGAGAAAACGGAGGGCTGCTTTCAGGTGGGCAAAGACAAAGAATATCTATTGCAAGAGCTTTTCTTAAGGATGCCCCAATTTTAATTCTGGATGAAATGACAAGCAACGTTGACCCTATCAATGAATCTTTGATACAGGATGCTATCACGGAACTTGCTAAAAACAGAACGGTTCTTGTGATTGCTCATCATTTAAAGACTATTCAGAAAGCCGACCAAATTCTTGTATTTCAAAAAGGCAACTTGCTGGAAAGAGGAAAGCATGAAGAGCTTTTGAAAAAAAATGCTTATTATGCAAAATTGTGGAAAGCACAGTATGAGGGATCCATACTTTGA
- a CDS encoding ABC transporter ATP-binding protein, with translation MSEKEFRKNVVGKNTLSNLTLGFKIVFDLIPQVLLVYLISFLITKNIKIEKLKYIFSLMCLSFLLKGMFSYFSTKLAHEKAYETLTKLRLNIINHLKKLNLGFFKEHNTGELTNIMQHDVEQVEIYLAHGLPEIMSVTLLPSIILIAMIFVDFRLALGMIVGVPLMFLVKVLSQNTMNKNFGIYFNHENRMREELMEYVKNISVLKAFAKEEAISERTLKTAREYVYWVKKSMGAVTIPMGLIDIFMEIGVVVVMILGSIFLYHGDITTAKFILAIILSSAFTASISKTATLQHFSIVFKESLKAIGTILLLPLPKEKREESLEFGEIELKDVNFAYKKDSFQLRDINLIFKKNSLNAFVGASGCGKSTISNLLMGFWDVDSGEIKIGGKEIKKYTQESISALIGSVQQEVILFDFSIFENIAIGKAGATKEEVIEAAQKARCHDFIKRLPNGYDTRIGEMGMKLSGGEKQRISIARMILKNAPILILDEAMAAVDSENEKFISEAIDDLSKNKTVITIAHHLNTIRNSDQIIVMDKGLVLDTGRHEELMKRCDFYREMVEAQNKVDRWNLKEVITENV, from the coding sequence ATGTCTGAAAAGGAATTCAGAAAAAATGTTGTCGGCAAAAACACTTTATCCAATTTAACCTTAGGATTCAAAATAGTGTTTGACTTAATACCGCAAGTATTACTTGTTTATTTAATCAGTTTTTTAATTACGAAGAATATAAAAATAGAAAAGCTGAAATATATTTTTTCACTAATGTGTCTATCTTTTCTGTTAAAAGGAATGTTTTCTTATTTTTCTACAAAACTTGCACATGAAAAGGCTTATGAAACACTGACAAAGCTTAGACTGAATATAATAAATCATCTGAAGAAACTGAATTTAGGATTTTTCAAAGAACATAATACCGGAGAACTGACCAATATTATGCAGCACGATGTGGAACAGGTTGAGATTTATCTCGCTCATGGTCTCCCTGAAATCATGTCAGTGACCCTTCTTCCAAGTATTATTTTGATAGCGATGATTTTTGTGGATTTCCGCCTTGCACTTGGAATGATTGTCGGAGTTCCTCTGATGTTTTTGGTAAAGGTTCTTTCTCAGAATACGATGAATAAAAATTTCGGGATTTATTTTAATCATGAAAACAGAATGAGAGAAGAACTGATGGAATATGTGAAAAATATTTCCGTGCTTAAGGCTTTTGCAAAAGAAGAAGCAATCAGTGAAAGAACATTAAAGACAGCAAGAGAGTATGTTTATTGGGTGAAAAAAAGTATGGGAGCCGTTACCATTCCCATGGGACTCATTGATATTTTCATGGAAATTGGAGTGGTTGTCGTTATGATTTTGGGAAGTATCTTTCTTTACCATGGAGATATAACAACAGCTAAATTTATTCTGGCAATTATACTATCTTCTGCATTTACCGCCTCTATAAGCAAGACTGCTACTTTACAACATTTTTCAATTGTTTTTAAAGAATCCCTCAAGGCAATCGGAACAATTTTACTTCTTCCTCTTCCAAAAGAAAAGAGAGAGGAAAGCTTGGAATTTGGGGAGATAGAATTGAAAGATGTGAACTTTGCATATAAAAAAGATAGTTTTCAATTAAGAGATATCAATCTTATTTTTAAGAAAAATAGTCTGAATGCTTTCGTGGGAGCAAGCGGTTGTGGAAAAAGTACCATATCCAATTTACTGATGGGATTTTGGGATGTCGATAGCGGAGAGATTAAGATAGGAGGGAAAGAGATAAAGAAGTATACTCAGGAGAGTATATCCGCCTTGATAGGAAGTGTTCAGCAGGAAGTTATTCTTTTTGATTTCAGTATTTTTGAAAATATAGCTATCGGGAAAGCGGGAGCCACGAAAGAAGAAGTGATAGAAGCCGCACAGAAAGCGAGGTGCCATGATTTTATAAAAAGATTGCCAAATGGATATGATACAAGAATTGGAGAAATGGGAATGAAACTTTCGGGAGGGGAAAAACAAAGGATTTCCATTGCCAGAATGATACTGAAAAATGCCCCTATTCTTATACTGGATGAAGCAATGGCAGCAGTGGACAGTGAGAATGAAAAGTTCATTAGTGAAGCCATTGACGATTTAAGTAAGAACAAAACTGTCATTACCATCGCTCATCACTTAAATACAATTAGAAATTCGGATCAAATTATTGTTATGGATAAAGGGCTTGTTCTCGATACAGGAAGGCATGAAGAACTGATGAAGCGTTGTGATTTTTATCGTGAGATGGTGGAAGCTCAAAACAAGGTCGACAGATGGAATTTGAAAGAGGTGATAACAGAAAATGTTTAG
- a CDS encoding efflux RND transporter periplasmic adaptor subunit, which translates to MKKIIIRGLLLGIFLWTACEKKTEEEVNTPVKNVVSERITFHELFQTFESDAVLEPKEKVRHSTEKGGSIEKIYKKNGDFVKKGDLVIRFSDAGTKASYLQALANLQSTKLSYQIAEGNYRKFRQLYEKALVSHLEYVNYENSYVAAKGQYEAAKALFQSAKSDYDKLQRRADISGVIGNLFGKEGNYVKAKEEVFTVLNDSEMQAYIGLPGEYVSKLGEGSHVKLWVESLGKEYEATIEEINPIAEPNTKNFMTKLLLSNERGELKDGMYASIQLPVERKEVLSVPKEAIFIRNLIPYLFKIVEGKAVRIEVQTGAESGEYTEIISEEIQEGDRVVVKGLFGLQDGEEVREERKTHMGEGKTKKGEEL; encoded by the coding sequence ATGAAGAAAATAATCATAAGGGGATTGCTGCTCGGAATATTTTTGTGGACAGCCTGTGAAAAGAAAACGGAGGAGGAAGTGAATACTCCTGTCAAAAATGTTGTCAGTGAAAGAATCACATTCCATGAACTCTTCCAAACTTTTGAATCAGATGCCGTTTTGGAGCCGAAAGAAAAGGTAAGACACAGCACGGAAAAGGGAGGAAGCATTGAAAAGATTTATAAAAAAAATGGAGATTTTGTGAAAAAAGGAGACTTGGTCATACGTTTTTCGGATGCGGGAACCAAGGCTTCCTATTTACAAGCTCTGGCAAATTTACAAAGTACAAAATTATCTTATCAAATTGCAGAGGGAAACTATCGTAAATTTCGGCAGTTGTATGAGAAAGCTCTGGTATCTCATTTGGAGTATGTGAATTATGAAAATTCATATGTGGCAGCCAAAGGACAGTACGAGGCTGCAAAAGCTTTGTTCCAAAGTGCAAAAAGTGATTATGATAAATTACAAAGACGGGCGGATATTAGCGGAGTGATTGGAAATTTATTCGGAAAGGAGGGCAATTATGTCAAAGCGAAGGAAGAGGTTTTCACTGTTTTGAACGATAGTGAGATGCAAGCTTACATCGGATTGCCGGGAGAATATGTTTCCAAGCTGGGAGAAGGCAGTCACGTAAAGCTGTGGGTAGAAAGTTTGGGGAAGGAATATGAGGCGACGATAGAAGAAATCAATCCGATAGCGGAGCCAAATACAAAGAACTTTATGACAAAATTGCTACTCTCGAACGAAAGAGGAGAGCTTAAGGATGGTATGTATGCTTCCATTCAGCTGCCGGTCGAAAGGAAAGAGGTTTTATCCGTTCCAAAGGAAGCAATTTTTATTCGAAATTTAATCCCCTATCTTTTCAAAATTGTGGAGGGAAAGGCAGTCAGAATCGAAGTCCAAACAGGAGCTGAAAGCGGAGAATATACAGAAATCATTTCCGAGGAGATTCAGGAAGGAGATCGAGTTGTCGTAAAAGGATTATTCGGTTTGCAGGATGGAGAGGAAGTACGAGAAGAGAGGAAAACTCATATGGGGGAAGGAAAAACGAAGAAAGGAGAAGAGCTATGA